The following proteins are co-located in the Nitrospirota bacterium genome:
- the rpsS gene encoding 30S ribosomal protein S19 → MPRSVKKGPFIDVSLMKKVEAMNTVGEKKITKTWSRRSTITPDFVGHTLAVHNGRKFIPVYITENMVGHKLGEFSPTRTFKAHSGSKAAEKTTAPK, encoded by the coding sequence GTGCCGAGATCAGTTAAAAAAGGCCCTTTTATAGATGTGAGCCTCATGAAAAAGGTTGAGGCCATGAACACTGTGGGCGAAAAAAAGATTACGAAGACGTGGTCGCGTAGATCGACGATTACACCGGATTTTGTGGGACACACCCTGGCGGTACACAACGGAAGGAAGTTCATTCCGGTGTACATCACCGAGAACATGGTTGGTCATAAGCTGGGTGAATTTTCGCCGACCAGGACATTCAAGGCTCATAGTGGATCAAAAGCAGCAGAGAAGACAACCGCGCCGAAGTAA
- the rplB gene encoding 50S ribosomal protein L2, whose amino-acid sequence MPVKSYNPTSPGRRFQTSSTFEEVTRSTPEKSLVVKLNQSGGRNNRGKITVRYRGGGHRKKYRIIDFRRDKIGIPAKVAQIEYDPNRSARIALLHYADGEKRYILAPLGLKVGDSVLSGPDSDIKPGNALPITLIPVGTTLHNVELKRGSGGQLARSAGASVQLLAREGEYATLRLNSGEVRMVRSECMATIGQVGNLDHENISIGKAGRARWMGMRPRVRGVVMNPVDHPLGGGEGKSSGGRPGCSPWGLPDGKKTRHNKTTSKFIISRRTKSR is encoded by the coding sequence ATGCCGGTAAAGTCCTATAATCCAACATCTCCTGGAAGACGGTTCCAGACTTCGTCGACGTTTGAAGAAGTAACGCGAAGCACGCCGGAAAAATCGCTGGTTGTCAAACTCAACCAGAGCGGTGGAAGAAACAATCGCGGTAAAATAACCGTACGGTATCGTGGCGGCGGACACAGAAAAAAATACAGGATCATTGATTTCAGGCGCGACAAGATCGGGATCCCGGCGAAAGTGGCGCAGATCGAATATGATCCGAACCGCTCGGCGAGAATAGCGCTCCTCCACTATGCAGACGGCGAGAAGCGGTACATCCTGGCGCCGCTCGGCCTGAAGGTGGGCGATAGCGTTCTGTCTGGGCCTGATTCGGATATCAAGCCCGGAAATGCTTTGCCTATAACCTTGATACCCGTGGGCACCACACTTCACAACGTTGAGCTCAAACGCGGGTCCGGCGGCCAGCTTGCGCGAAGCGCAGGCGCATCGGTGCAGCTCCTGGCGCGTGAAGGAGAATATGCCACGCTTCGGCTCAACTCCGGTGAAGTACGCATGGTACGTTCCGAGTGCATGGCCACGATCGGCCAGGTAGGGAATCTTGATCATGAAAATATCAGCATCGGCAAGGCCGGCAGGGCCCGCTGGATGGGTATGAGGCCGAGGGTCCGTGGTGTGGTGATGAACCCCGTCGACCATCCGCTTGGCGGTGGCGAGGGAAAGTCTTCAGGCGGACGGCCCGGGTGCTCTCCGTGGGGTCTCCCGGACGGCAAGAAGACGAGGCATAACAAAACAACGAGCAAGTTTATTATATCGAGAAGAACCAAGAGCAGATAA
- the rplV gene encoding 50S ribosomal protein L22: MEASATVRHIRITPRKARQVIDLIRGKMVGDALNILTFTPLHAARIVKKLLDSAVANAEQKKVGDLDELKVTKAYVNQGVTMKRMRARAMGRGNTIRKRTSHITLVLSA; encoded by the coding sequence ATGGAAGCAAGCGCAACAGTAAGACATATACGCATTACGCCACGCAAGGCGAGGCAGGTAATAGACCTCATCCGGGGCAAGATGGTGGGAGATGCACTCAATATCCTTACGTTCACGCCGCTCCACGCTGCGCGGATCGTCAAGAAGCTGTTGGATTCCGCAGTGGCGAACGCCGAACAAAAAAAGGTGGGAGATCTGGACGAACTCAAGGTGACAAAGGCCTACGTGAATCAAGGCGTTACCATGAAACGGATGCGGGCCCGGGCCATGGGACGCGGCAACACGATCAGAAAGCGGACGAGTCATATAACGCTGGTACTCTCAGCGTAG